GCGGCTCTCCCAATACTTTCGATCGGTAATTTCTTGTTTTTCCTCATCTTCTTCTACCGGGCCGAGTGACAACTGATCTATTACTGTTGTGAATGCCAGGCCGACTTGATTCCCATTCTTAAGCGCCTGCATTCGAATTGCTATCAATGGAATCATGCCGTTGAACAGGCTTACGACATTAAGAAACCTGCTCGTAATATCTTCGGCAACGAGTACAGCGGCGTGTTCGTATTGAGGGTATCTTTTGCGCTCTATATCCCAATACTCGATCGTCCGGATGATGTGACTTGGGTCGGTAGCCCCCAGCTGAATTTCTACCTCGTAGCGCCGGTTTTCTGCATCCTGCAACAAAAAGTCGAGGCGCCCGGCACGAGGCTGTCTGCGCTCTTTGTCTTTGATAATCACATCGCCAAGACCCAGGATTTCCGGTTTTTCCACAATATGTTGCTGCACCCATGGTTCATCCAATTCAGGATGTTGTTTGAGCGATATGACTTCAAAATTGACGTATTCCATAACTTCCGATTCCTCTGTTTCCGCAGCCGCACCCCCCTCAGGCCGTCTCCTTTGCCTGGATCAGCGCCGACATCTCCTTGAACGCGGGATGGGCGGCGTCCCGCAACCACTCGAAGATCGCGGATTCGGTCTCGGCGACGGCGACGCCCGCATAGCGCAGGCGTTCCAGGGCAAAGCCGTAGTGGTCCCGCTGCCGGGAGCAGGTGGCGTCGGACATCACGAAGCAGGTCCAGCCGTCCCGTTGCAGTTCCAGCGCGGTCTGCAGCACGCAGATATGCGTCTCCATGCCTGCGATCACCACCTGCCGCCGCTGGCTTTCGGTCAGCGCCTGCCGAAACTCGGGCACCGCGGCGCAGGAGAAGCGCGTCTTGTCAATCCGCGGCGCCGCCTCGGGCAGCATCCGGGCCAGTTCCGGGAGCAGCGGCCCCAGTCCCTGCGGATATTGCTGCGTAACCAGCACTGGCACTTGCAGCGCCGTTGCCGCCCGCAGCAGCAGTTGGGCGTTGCGTTGCAGGCGGCTCAGCACTTTCGCCGGCATGGCCCTTGCCAGCCGCTCCTGGATGTCCAGCAGCACCAGGCATCCCTGTGCGGCGTCGCATAACGCGCGGTTGCTTTCATGCGTCATCGTCTTCTCCCGTTGCTTCTTCAGGTTGTGCTTCGTCCTGCGGCGTCTCCGGTTCTCCCGGCGGCGCCTCCTCCGCGGCTTCCGCCGCCGCATCCGTCTCTACGTTTATCTTGTCCGTCTCCTCTGGCGCCAGCCAGCGGTTCAGTTCCTCCAGGTCGGAGTCCTGCAGGATGCCCGCCGCGCGCTTCAGGCGCAGCGTGTTCAGCACGTAGTCGTAGCGCGCGCGGGCATGGTTGCTCTGGGCCTCGGACAGGCTGCGCTCGGCATTCACCAGGTCCACGGAGGTGCGCGTACCCACTTCCAGACCGGCCTGGGCGGCCTGCAACGCCGTGCGGTTGGAGTTCACCGCCTGCGCCAGCGCCCGCACCCGGCTGATCTCCGACTGCACGCTCCAGAAAGACTCGCGGACGCCCCGTTCGGCGGTGCGCTGGACGCGCTCCAGGGAGGCGCGCGCGCCCTTGTGCTCCTCCCGCGCCTGGCGGGTCTGGGAATTGGTGGTGCCGCCCTGGAACAGAGGGAGCTGCATTTCCAGGCGCACCATATCCTCGTCCACGATGCTGTTGCCGAAGCGGCCGCCAGTGTTGCGGCTGTTGTTGTGGGCTACCAGGTCCACGGTGGGCAGGTGCCCGGCCCGTTGCCGGCCAATTTCCCGCTGCAAGCGCTCGAGTCGCTGCTGGGCGGCATGGATGGCCGGGTCGTTTTCCCCCGCGATCTTCACCCATGTCGCCACGTTTTCCGGCTGGGGCGGGGTCAGGGGCAGGTCTTCCCGCAGTTCCTCCAGTTTCGGAGGGGGCGCTCCGGTGATCTCCCGCAGCCGCTCGCGGGCGATGGCCAGATCGTTTTGCGCCCGCAATTCGCGGGCGACGGCGAGGTCGAAGCCCGCCTGCACTTCTTCCACGTCCACGATGGTGCCCAGCCCCAGCTCCAGGCGCTGCCGGGCGCGCCGCAGCTGTTCTTCCAGCGAACGGATTTCGGCGCGCACGAAAAGCAGGTTCTTGCGGGCGCCGAGGATGCCGAAGTACGCTTCCGATACCCGCAACAGCAGTCCCTGCAGGGCGCCGCGCGCCTGCGCGCTGGCCTCTTGTATCCGGTGTTTCGATTGCGCCAGCTGCAGAATGCGCTCCGGGCGGAACAAGGGTTGGCGCACTTGGAGACGGTAGCCGTATTCTTTGAAGTCCGTCTGCATGCGTCCGCCGAAAGGGCCGGGCGGGGCGGTGATATCCTGCCTGCGAAAGCTGCCGTCGGTTCTGAACTCGATTTCCGGCAATAGCCTGGCCTGGGCCTGGGGCCGGGCCTCGCGGGTGGCGCTCTCGCTGTAAAGGGCCTCCTGGTAGGCAGGGTCGGAGACCAACGCCTGGCGGTACAGCGACAGCAGGTCGGCGGCGGAGGCGGGCGCGGCGCAGGCCAGCAACGCGCTCGCCAGCCCGATGCGCAGCCGCCCGTAGCTTGGGGAGAGGGCGTTCAGAAACGGAATTCCCCGGGTTCTTCGGCACCGACGAGGAAGGGGACTTCGGTCTCGAACAGCGGTTCCGTGCGCCAGACTTTCGCCGCGAGGCGCCGGATCAGGGTGGCCTGCATTGCCGGGGGCCGCCCCAGCACCGCGAACAGCCGCCCGCCGGGCGCGAGTTGCAGCGGCAGCTCCGGGCGCATGCGGTACATGGCGCCGGTGACCGCGATGATGTCGTAGGGGGCGCCTTCGGCGCAGCCGGCGAGTCCGTCCCGTTCTTCCAGCGTTACGTTGGCGATGCCGTACCGGCCGAGTTTGTCCCTGGCCGCGTGCAGGAACTCCGGGAACAGGTCGAGGCTGCGCAGTTCGCGGCTGCAGCTGGCCAGCAGGGCGCTTAGATAGGCGCTCCCCGTGCCGATCTCCAGGGCCTTGTCGCCGGGTTGCGGCGCCAGGCACTGCAGCAGCCGCGCCTCCAGTTTCGGGGTCATGGCGTATTGTCCGTGTCCCAGGGGGACGGCAAAGTCGGCCAGGGCCAGGCGGCGGTAGGCGGCGGGCATGAAGTCCTCGCGGTGGACGCGGTTCAGCAGTTCCAGCACCTGGGGGTCGAACACCTCCCAGGCGCGCACCTGGGACTCGATGAGATTGCGCCGGGCCTGCTCGAGGCTCCCGGAATTGGCGGAAATTTCGTACATCGTTTTGCGCGAAGGCTGCCTTGGTTCCTGACTGCCGGTATGGACTGCGGGTATAATAGCGCTTTGCGAGGCGTTTTCGTAAGTTGATCGTTATTTCGCTTCGCGGCGGGCGCCGCGAGCGGAAATCAGGAGAGGCCCCGGAGAAGTCCAGGGGAGAAGTCCAGGGGAGGCATAGAATCCATGAGCGCAGTTGTTACCGAACCGCCGCGGTCTCCGCAGCAGGCGGCGGCCCCGGACCAGGAGTTTTTTCCCAGTTCCCGCAAGATCTACGTGCGCGGCTCGCGTCCGGAGCTACGGGTGCCCATGCGCGAAGTGCGCCAGGCGGCCGGCAACGGCGCCGGCAAGGGCAACGGCGCCGATGCCGCCGCGCAGCGCCGCTTGCCGCCTGTGATCCTGTACGATACTTCAGGCCCCTATACCGATCCCGAAGCCCGGATCGATCTCCAGGCGGGCCTGCCGGAGCTGCGTGCCCCCTGGCTGGACGAACGACCGGAGATCGAGCGCCTGCCCGATTTTTCGTCGCAGTTCCACCAGCGCCCGGCGGCGCCGGAGAATGCGCGGCTGCGCTTTCCTGACGCCCGCCTGCCGCGCCGGGCCCGCGCCGGCGCCGGGGTCACCCAGCTGTACTACGCGCGCCGGGGGGTGGTTACCCCGGAGATGGAGTTTGCCGCGATCCGCGAACGCCAGCAGCTGGAACGGACGGACCGGGCGGGCGCGTCCCGCCGCCCCGGCGTGCCGCACGGCGCCCGCCTGCCGGAACGGGTGACGCCGGAGTTCGTGCGCGACGAGATCGCCGCCGGGCGCGCGATCCTGCCATCCAACATCAACCACCCCGAACTGGAGCCGATGGTTATCGGCCGCAATTTCCTGGTCAAGGTCAACGCCAACATCGGCAACTCCATTGTCTCCTCCACGGTTTCGGAGGAGGTGGAGAAGATGGTCTGGGCGATTCGCTGGGGAGCGGACACGCTGATGGATCTCTCCACCGGGCGGCATATCCACGAGACGCGCGAGTGGATCCTGCGCAACTGCCCCGTGCCGGTGGGCACCGTGCCGATCTACCAGGCTCTGGAGCGGGCGGGCGGCCGGGCGGAAGACCTGAGCTGGCCTCTGTTCCGCGATATCCTGGTGGAACAGGCCGAACAGGGCGTGGACTACTTCACGATCCATGCCGGCGTGCGGCGCGAGCATATTCCGCTGACTGCCGGCCGGGTGACCGGCATCGTGTCCCGCGGCGGCGCGATCATGGCGAAATGGTGCATGGCGCACCGTCGGGAGAGCTTTCTCTACCGGCATTTCGAGGAGATCTGCGAGATCGCCAGAAGCTACGATGTCGCCTTTTCCCTGGGCGACGGGCTGCGCCCCGGCTCGATCGCGGACGCCAACGATGCGGCCCAGTTTGCCGAACTGCGCACGCTGGGCGAACTCACCCGCATCGCGTGGCGGCACGAGGCGCAGGTCATGATCGAGGGGCCGGGGCACGTGCCCATGCATCTGGTGGAGGAGAATGTCACGCGCGAGATCGAGGAGTGCGGCGGCGCCCCCTTCTACACCCTGGGGCCCTTGGTCACCGACATCGCGCCCGGCTACGATCACATCGTATCGGCGATCGGCGCGGCGATGATCGGCTGGTACGGCGCCGCCATGCTGTGCTACGTCACGCCCAAGGAACATCTGGGCCTGCCGGATCGCAACGATGTCAAAGACGGTCTCATCGCATACCGGATCGCCGCCCATGCCGCCGACCTTGCCAAGGGGCACCCGGCGGCCCGGTTGCGCGACGACGCCTTGTCGCGGGCGCGCTTCGAGTTCCGCTGGGAGGATCAGTTCAACCTGGGTCTGGATCCCCGGCGGGCGCGCGAATATCACGACCAGACCCTGCCCAGGGACGCGCACAAGCAGGCGCATTTTTGCTCCATGTGCGGCCCCCGCTTCTGCTCCATGAAGATCACCCAGGAAGTGCGCGCCCAGGCGGCGCGCGACGATGTCCGCGACCGTACTTCTTCCTGAGGGCTGCCCCGGGGGCGTGTCGAAGGACTTGGGAAAGGTTATGGGCGGCGCGCCGGCACGGGCCGCGCCGGCCCTGCGGAGACGCGGCGCCGAACCGGGGGCATAGACCGCGGGCGGCCGGCGTGTCTGCCCTGGAGCAACGCCTGGCCGGGCCGCGCGCGGACGCCCCGGACCCCGAGCGGGCCGCACTGCGTCTGGAGGCGTTGCTCCGCGTCCCCGGGTTTCGCCGCCGGCTGGCGGAACTGCCCGATCCCGCCCTGGCCGGCCTGCTCCGGGTCCTCGGCCTGTGCGACTTCCTGTTTCGCTTCCTGCGCCGCCATCCGGAGGCGGTCGGCCTGTGCGGCAGTCCGCCATCCCTGGAGCGGGTCGCGGAATGCCGAGACCCCGCCGCCCTGCGGCAAGTCAAGTACGAAGAACTGCTCAAACTCTGTTGCCTGGAACTCGCCGGGGAATGGTCCTGCGCGCAATCGCTCTCCTTTCTCAGCGCGCTCGCCGAGGCGGCGGTGCGCCGCGCGCTGGACTGGGCGCTGGAGGCCGAAGGCGATGCCCCGCCCTTCGCCGGCGCGGCCGTGCCCTGCGTATTGGCCCTGGGCAAATTGGGCGCCGGCGAACTCAACTTCAGCTCCGATGTGGACCTGGTCTTCGTCGCCCCGGAGGCGCAGGAAATCTCCGGCGACTATCAGGCGTACCTGCGCCTCGCCGGTACGCGGCTGGCCGTTCTGGAGCGCCTGTTGGAAGAACGCACCAGCAACGGTTTTCTGTACCGGGTTGACCTGCGGCTTCGTCCCTGGGGGGAAGCCGGCCCGCCGCTGCTGTCGTCGGAGGCGCTGGAGTCCTACTACGCCGCCTACGCGGACCCCTGGGA
This region of Gammaproteobacteria bacterium genomic DNA includes:
- a CDS encoding isochorismatase family protein, producing MTHESNRALCDAAQGCLVLLDIQERLARAMPAKVLSRLQRNAQLLLRAATALQVPVLVTQQYPQGLGPLLPELARMLPEAAPRIDKTRFSCAAVPEFRQALTESQRRQVVIAGMETHICVLQTALELQRDGWTCFVMSDATCSRQRDHYGFALERLRYAGVAVAETESAIFEWLRDAAHPAFKEMSALIQAKETA
- a CDS encoding TolC family outer membrane protein, yielding MLACAAPASAADLLSLYRQALVSDPAYQEALYSESATREARPQAQARLLPEIEFRTDGSFRRQDITAPPGPFGGRMQTDFKEYGYRLQVRQPLFRPERILQLAQSKHRIQEASAQARGALQGLLLRVSEAYFGILGARKNLLFVRAEIRSLEEQLRRARQRLELGLGTIVDVEEVQAGFDLAVARELRAQNDLAIARERLREITGAPPPKLEELREDLPLTPPQPENVATWVKIAGENDPAIHAAQQRLERLQREIGRQRAGHLPTVDLVAHNNSRNTGGRFGNSIVDEDMVRLEMQLPLFQGGTTNSQTRQAREEHKGARASLERVQRTAERGVRESFWSVQSEISRVRALAQAVNSNRTALQAAQAGLEVGTRTSVDLVNAERSLSEAQSNHARARYDYVLNTLRLKRAAGILQDSDLEELNRWLAPEETDKINVETDAAAEAAEEAPPGEPETPQDEAQPEEATGEDDDA
- the thiC gene encoding phosphomethylpyrimidine synthase ThiC; the protein is MSAVVTEPPRSPQQAAAPDQEFFPSSRKIYVRGSRPELRVPMREVRQAAGNGAGKGNGADAAAQRRLPPVILYDTSGPYTDPEARIDLQAGLPELRAPWLDERPEIERLPDFSSQFHQRPAAPENARLRFPDARLPRRARAGAGVTQLYYARRGVVTPEMEFAAIRERQQLERTDRAGASRRPGVPHGARLPERVTPEFVRDEIAAGRAILPSNINHPELEPMVIGRNFLVKVNANIGNSIVSSTVSEEVEKMVWAIRWGADTLMDLSTGRHIHETREWILRNCPVPVGTVPIYQALERAGGRAEDLSWPLFRDILVEQAEQGVDYFTIHAGVRREHIPLTAGRVTGIVSRGGAIMAKWCMAHRRESFLYRHFEEICEIARSYDVAFSLGDGLRPGSIADANDAAQFAELRTLGELTRIAWRHEAQVMIEGPGHVPMHLVEENVTREIEECGGAPFYTLGPLVTDIAPGYDHIVSAIGAAMIGWYGAAMLCYVTPKEHLGLPDRNDVKDGLIAYRIAAHAADLAKGHPAARLRDDALSRARFEFRWEDQFNLGLDPRRAREYHDQTLPRDAHKQAHFCSMCGPRFCSMKITQEVRAQAARDDVRDRTSS
- a CDS encoding protein-L-isoaspartate O-methyltransferase, which codes for MYEISANSGSLEQARRNLIESQVRAWEVFDPQVLELLNRVHREDFMPAAYRRLALADFAVPLGHGQYAMTPKLEARLLQCLAPQPGDKALEIGTGSAYLSALLASCSRELRSLDLFPEFLHAARDKLGRYGIANVTLEERDGLAGCAEGAPYDIIAVTGAMYRMRPELPLQLAPGGRLFAVLGRPPAMQATLIRRLAAKVWRTEPLFETEVPFLVGAEEPGEFRF